A single genomic interval of Alphaproteobacteria bacterium harbors:
- a CDS encoding ABC transporter permease yields MSVASPPNPRRFGVINWIGLGTLCAKEIRRFIKVYTQTLIAPVVTTLLFLAIFTLALGGGSRMAGGVPFAEFLAPGLVMMALAQNAFANTSSSIIIAKVQGNIVDVLMPPLSPFELSLGFIVGGVARGIAVGLVVALSIAIFVPMQIQHWPYVIFHALAAATLLSLLGTIGGVWADKFDHIAAVTNFIVTPLSFLSGTFYSLERLPDFWKAIAYVNPFFYMIDGFRYGFIGHADASLTVGVAVMLGANFALWWLCQRMFARGYKLKA; encoded by the coding sequence ATGAGCGTTGCTTCCCCTCCCAACCCACGCCGCTTCGGCGTCATCAACTGGATCGGCCTCGGCACCCTGTGCGCCAAGGAAATCCGCCGCTTCATCAAGGTTTATACCCAGACGCTTATAGCACCCGTTGTGACGACGCTGCTTTTCCTTGCGATCTTCACGCTGGCACTCGGCGGCGGGTCCCGCATGGCTGGAGGTGTGCCGTTCGCCGAATTCCTCGCGCCAGGCCTCGTCATGATGGCGCTTGCCCAAAATGCTTTTGCCAATACGTCGTCCTCGATCATCATCGCGAAGGTGCAGGGCAACATCGTCGACGTCCTAATGCCACCTTTGAGTCCGTTTGAATTGTCGCTCGGATTCATCGTGGGCGGGGTTGCACGCGGTATTGCAGTCGGCCTTGTCGTAGCCCTGTCGATCGCGATCTTCGTGCCGATGCAGATACAGCATTGGCCCTACGTCATCTTCCACGCGCTCGCTGCGGCGACACTCCTCTCCCTACTTGGCACGATTGGCGGCGTATGGGCCGACAAGTTCGATCATATCGCGGCGGTGACCAATTTCATCGTCACGCCGCTCTCGTTCCTCTCTGGAACCTTCTATTCACTTGAGAGACTTCCCGACTTTTGGAAGGCCATTGCCTACGTTAACCCATTCTTTTACATGATCGACGGGTTCCGCTACGGTTTCATCGGTCACGCAGACGCATCATTGACGGTCGGCGTCGCCGTGATGCTCGGTGCGAATTTCGCCCTCTGGTGGCTTTGCCAACGTATGTTCGCGCGCGGATACAAGCTCAAGGCATAG
- a CDS encoding aspartate aminotransferase family protein yields the protein MIPALMPTYNRCNIAFERGEGAYLFATDGRRFLDFACGIAVTGLGHAHPHLVKALIEQGQKLWHCSNIFEIPAQKRLAERLVAKSFADTAFFCNSGAEAIEGGIKLVRKYHDETGNPERYRIICFNNAFHGRTLATIAAGGQEKHLKGFGPDVDGFDHVAFGNLNEVRNAITKETAAILVEPVQGEGGVSAAREDFLLGLRTVCDEFGLLLFMDEVQCGMGRTGKLFAHEWAGIKPDVLSTAKALGGGFPVGAVLATEKAAVGMTAGTHGSTFGGNPLAMAVANAVLDVMFADGFFDRVAALGADFGRRLEKLVKAHGRVFSEVRGMGLLRGLKCADGFTNTDVVAKLREQNFLTVTAGDNTVRLVPPLIIETHHLDEGMVALEQTAVALEAPRS from the coding sequence GTGATCCCAGCCCTGATGCCCACCTATAACCGGTGCAACATCGCGTTCGAGCGGGGGGAAGGGGCGTACCTCTTCGCGACCGATGGGCGACGATTCCTCGACTTCGCGTGCGGCATCGCGGTCACCGGTCTGGGCCACGCGCACCCTCACCTTGTGAAAGCGCTCATCGAGCAGGGCCAAAAGCTCTGGCATTGCTCGAACATCTTCGAGATCCCGGCACAGAAGCGCTTGGCCGAAAGGCTCGTCGCCAAGAGTTTCGCGGATACCGCGTTTTTCTGCAATTCGGGCGCGGAGGCGATCGAGGGCGGCATCAAGCTCGTGCGCAAGTACCACGACGAGACCGGCAATCCTGAGCGCTATCGAATCATCTGCTTCAACAATGCGTTTCACGGCCGCACGCTGGCGACAATCGCGGCGGGCGGGCAGGAGAAGCACCTCAAGGGCTTCGGGCCCGATGTCGATGGCTTCGACCACGTGGCATTCGGCAATTTGAACGAAGTGCGCAACGCCATCACGAAGGAGACAGCCGCGATCCTGGTTGAGCCCGTTCAGGGCGAAGGTGGGGTCAGTGCCGCACGAGAGGATTTCCTTCTGGGTTTACGTACCGTGTGCGACGAATTCGGCCTGCTTCTCTTCATGGATGAAGTGCAATGCGGCATGGGCCGTACCGGCAAGCTCTTCGCCCATGAGTGGGCTGGCATCAAGCCGGACGTCCTATCGACCGCGAAAGCGCTCGGCGGCGGGTTCCCGGTCGGCGCCGTCCTCGCGACCGAGAAGGCGGCGGTCGGCATGACGGCCGGCACCCACGGCTCGACCTTCGGCGGCAATCCGCTTGCGATGGCGGTCGCCAACGCCGTGCTCGACGTGATGTTCGCCGACGGCTTCTTCGATCGGGTAGCCGCGCTCGGCGCCGATTTCGGCCGCCGGCTCGAAAAGCTCGTGAAAGCTCACGGCCGAGTATTTTCGGAGGTGCGCGGCATGGGGCTTCTGCGTGGCCTTAAGTGCGCCGATGGGTTCACCAATACCGACGTCGTCGCGAAGCTGCGCGAGCAGAACTTTCTGACGGTGACGGCCGGCGACAATACCGTCAGGCTCGTCCCTCCGCTCATTATCGAGACGCACCACCTCGACGAGGGGATGGTGGCCCTCGAGCAGACTGCCGTTGCCCTGGAGGCACCCCGGTCATGA
- the argF gene encoding ornithine carbamoyltransferase, whose protein sequence is MSGAGAPRHFLDLDRFDSATLRHMLEMGKAFKRGEGLKSKPLKGKTLAMLFEKPSTRTRVSFEVGMRALGGEVVVLERDGMQLGRGETVADTARVLSRYVDIIMLRTTREEKLLELAEHATVPVINGLTDRTHPCQIMADVMTFEEHCGPIAGKVVAWAGDGNNMATSWIHAAVRFGFTLRLACPKELGPPRQVVEWARKEGASILITDKIGEAVSGADCVVTDTWVSMGEQEIEARYALLPPYRVDDRMMRLAKPGAIFMHCLPAHRGEEVAASVIDGPHSVVWDEAGNRLPAQQGILVWCLT, encoded by the coding sequence ATGAGCGGGGCCGGCGCACCGCGGCACTTTCTCGACCTCGATCGGTTCGATTCGGCGACCCTCAGGCACATGCTTGAAATGGGCAAGGCGTTCAAGCGCGGCGAGGGGCTGAAGTCGAAGCCCCTCAAGGGCAAGACCCTCGCCATGTTGTTCGAAAAGCCCTCGACGCGCACGCGCGTTTCATTCGAAGTGGGCATGCGCGCGCTTGGCGGGGAGGTGGTGGTGCTCGAGCGGGATGGCATGCAGCTTGGCCGCGGCGAAACGGTCGCCGACACAGCGCGCGTCCTCTCGCGCTACGTCGACATCATCATGCTGCGCACGACGAGGGAAGAAAAACTCCTCGAGCTTGCCGAGCATGCGACCGTGCCCGTGATCAATGGCCTCACCGATCGCACCCACCCGTGCCAGATCATGGCCGACGTGATGACGTTCGAGGAGCATTGCGGGCCCATCGCGGGCAAGGTGGTGGCCTGGGCCGGCGACGGCAACAACATGGCGACGTCATGGATCCACGCCGCTGTGCGCTTCGGCTTTACGCTGAGGCTCGCTTGCCCAAAAGAGCTCGGCCCGCCCCGGCAGGTCGTGGAGTGGGCGCGCAAGGAGGGCGCCTCTATTCTCATCACCGACAAGATCGGCGAGGCCGTGAGCGGGGCGGACTGCGTCGTCACCGACACCTGGGTCTCGATGGGAGAGCAGGAGATTGAGGCGCGCTATGCGCTTCTTCCACCCTATCGGGTCGATGACAGGATGATGCGGCTGGCCAAGCCCGGTGCTATCTTCATGCATTGTCTTCCCGCACATCGCGGCGAGGAAGTAGCGGCGTCGGTGATCGATGGGCCGCATTCGGTCGTGTGGGACGAGGCCGGCAACCGGCTGCCTGCGCAACAAGGGATACTGGTCTGGTGCCTGACTTGA